TCACCCGCCAATTTTCGGAAGGCGTATCATTACTCTTGTTCCTACATTTAGTTTACCTTCTATCTCAATCTTCCCTTGGTGCGCATCTACTAACGCCTTTACGATGGATAACCCAATTCCCATCCCGCCAGTTTTTCTATCCCTTGATTTATCGCCACGATAAAATCTTTCAAATAGATACGGCAAATCCTCCGCAGCAATGCCTGTGCCTTCATCGCAAATAATAAATCCAAGATAATCATCAGACTCCTCGATTTCAACTGAAACAACGTTGCCCGCCGGTGTATACTGAAGTGCGTTGTTGATTATATTGGTTAATATCTGAATGACACGATCTGGATCTGCTATGAACCAACATTCCTTTGTCGGCTTTTCAATATTTAAGTGTACGCCTTTTTCCAAGTATGACGGTGTAAAATGTTCTTCTATTAGCCCCAATAAACTTCTTACTTCTATCCTAGTTTTTTGAAGCTTTATTTGTGGATTTTCTGCAGCAAGTAACTTCTCCATTTCATTCACAAGACGAACTAGCCGCATTAACTCGTCATGACTTTGTTGTAATCGTTTAGGGGTTGGTTCAAATACACCGTCTTGATACGCTTCTATTTGACTTCTTAACGTTGCAAGCGGTGTTCGTATTTCATGAGCAAAGTCGGCTGTAAATTGTTTTCGTAGCGCTTCTTCTTTTGAAAGCGACTCAGCAAGTTTATTAAATGATTCAGCGAGCGGTTTCATTTCGTCTGTTAATTCTTGAACAGGTACTTGCGGATGCAATTTATGTTCTTGTAGGTCCCGAATTGCTTTTGTTAATTTTTCGAATCCGGCTGTTAATCGTTTTGCAAACAATAGGCTGAACAAAATGGCTAATATTACCGTTACAATGACGGCAACAAAAATATTTGTTTTTATAGATCTTATAAATACAACTTCCTCGCCTACCATTTTCTTCGGAAAATAAACTTCCATTTCGCCAATGGCATGATCATCAACGATTAGGTCATATGCTATCATTTGATATTCGGTCTCTATTGCCCTGCCATGCATTCCCATATGGCCCATCATTCCAAGCATCATCGTAGTATCTCCTACGATTTGTCCGTTTTCATCAATGAGTCTATAATATAAATGATCAGTCATTGCTTGCTGGTGCATTAAATTAGCCAGTTGTTGATTCACAAGAATCCCTGTTCCTTGATAAGTTTCTATTGCTTGTTTTTCAATTATCGAACTGCTGTCCTCACGATTTTTCTGCAAATATTGATTAAATTGATTTT
This window of the Sporosarcina pasteurii genome carries:
- a CDS encoding cell wall metabolism sensor histidine kinase WalK, whose translation is MRWTLRSKILLYLLIVSFSGILLTSFSVLWGFENQFNQYLQKNREDSSSIIEKQAIETYQGTGILVNQQLANLMHQQAMTDHLYYRLIDENGQIVGDTTMMLGMMGHMGMHGRAIETEYQMIAYDLIVDDHAIGEMEVYFPKKMVGEEVVFIRSIKTNIFVAVIVTVILAILFSLLFAKRLTAGFEKLTKAIRDLQEHKLHPQVPVQELTDEMKPLAESFNKLAESLSKEEALRKQFTADFAHEIRTPLATLRSQIEAYQDGVFEPTPKRLQQSHDELMRLVRLVNEMEKLLAAENPQIKLQKTRIEVRSLLGLIEEHFTPSYLEKGVHLNIEKPTKECWFIADPDRVIQILTNIINNALQYTPAGNVVSVEIEESDDYLGFIICDEGTGIAAEDLPYLFERFYRGDKSRDRKTGGMGIGLSIVKALVDAHQGKIEIEGKLNVGTRVMIRLPKIGG